One Candidatus Nanopelagicales bacterium DNA window includes the following coding sequences:
- a CDS encoding amidohydrolase family protein: MSHITPPVFDADQHMYEAADALTRYLPEQYQSAIQFVTIGRATRIAVNGRITEYIPNPTFDRVARPGAHEAFYAAQNPEGLSLKEMTGRGIDAMPEMRDPESRAKLLDQQGVTATFNFPTLANLVETSAAEDYELTGAVIHALNQWMAEQWTYNYKDRVFSTPVITCGTVEGALKEFEYVMSKGVKMIVMKPAPVFGPKGWRSPALPEFDPFWREVEASGIPVAFHGSQPPLDSYVDTWEPRTSNNFMGMGTFRRVVLGHREMSDMVASLICHGTFTRFPNLKVMSVENGSDWIKPLFDDLTTIYKKMPQGFEEHPHDAFRRNMWVSPFWEGKVNDLIDLVGKDRVLYGSDWPHPEGLEEPNGIYKYSDPMTDDVTYDFMGDNARRLMGMPVVNPKGDYLKV, encoded by the coding sequence ATGAGTCACATCACGCCACCGGTATTTGATGCCGATCAGCACATGTACGAAGCAGCCGATGCGCTGACCCGTTACTTGCCTGAGCAGTACCAGTCCGCAATTCAGTTTGTCACGATTGGCCGCGCTACTCGCATCGCTGTCAATGGTCGGATCACGGAATACATTCCAAACCCAACCTTTGACCGTGTTGCTCGTCCGGGTGCTCATGAGGCGTTCTACGCAGCTCAGAACCCAGAAGGTCTATCCCTCAAGGAAATGACCGGCCGTGGTATCGATGCAATGCCAGAAATGCGTGACCCAGAGTCACGCGCAAAGCTCCTTGATCAGCAGGGTGTAACGGCGACCTTTAACTTCCCAACCTTGGCGAACTTGGTTGAGACCAGTGCTGCTGAAGATTACGAACTCACGGGCGCTGTTATTCACGCATTGAACCAGTGGATGGCCGAGCAGTGGACCTATAACTACAAGGATCGCGTGTTCTCAACACCCGTAATCACCTGTGGAACTGTGGAAGGCGCACTCAAGGAATTTGAGTACGTGATGTCCAAGGGCGTCAAGATGATCGTGATGAAGCCAGCACCAGTGTTTGGACCAAAGGGATGGCGTTCACCAGCACTTCCAGAGTTTGATCCATTCTGGCGCGAGGTTGAAGCATCAGGAATTCCTGTTGCCTTCCATGGCAGCCAGCCACCGTTGGATAGTTATGTTGATACGTGGGAGCCTCGTACCTCGAACAACTTCATGGGCATGGGCACGTTCCGTCGTGTAGTGCTTGGTCACCGTGAAATGTCAGACATGGTCGCCAGCCTCATCTGCCACGGCACCTTCACTCGCTTCCCTAACCTCAAGGTGATGAGTGTGGAAAACGGCAGTGACTGGATCAAGCCACTCTTTGATGACCTCACCACCATCTACAAGAAGATGCCACAGGGCTTCGAAGAACATCCACACGATGCCTTCCGACGCAATATGTGGGTCAGCCCATTCTGGGAAGGCAAGGTCAACGACCTCATCGATCTCGTTGGTAAAGATCGCGTGCTCTACGGCTCAGACTGGCCACACCCAGAAGGCCTTGAAGAACCTAACGGCATCTACAAGTATTCAGATCCGATGACTGATGACGTGACCTATGACTTCATGGGTGACAACGCTCGTCGTTTGATGGGTATGCCAGTGGTCAACCCAAAGGGTGATTACCTCAAGGTGTAG
- a CDS encoding nitrite/sulfite reductase, which yields MTTTTGPTRPAKSHGQWAVDGNSPLNPNEEMKQEGDGLAVRERVETIYSKQGFDSIPSDDLRGRLRWWGLYTQRKPGIDGGRTAQLEPEDLEDSNFLMRVRSDGGRLTLEQLRTIANISVEFAQNTADVTDRQNIQLHWIRIEDVPEIWRRLESVGLSSAQACGDVPRVILGSPVAGVAVDEIIDGTPAIEAILNRFLLDPELANLPRKFKSAISGSPRLDVAHEINDISFVGVVHPEHGPGFDVWVGGGLSTNPHLAVRLGAWVSLEEVPDVWHATVKIFRDYGYRRLRTKARLKFLVSDWGAEKFREVLESEYLGRKLTDGPAPAATGMRDHVGVFPQKDGRNYVGAAPTVGRLSGERLLALADLAEAAGSDRVHLTADQKIVVLNVASENVDALATGLSGIGLEVYPSAFRRSTMACTGVEFCKLAITNTKDRATALVGELEARFPENTLPLAVHVNGCPNSCARIQVADIGLKGIRALDADGNDVEGFQIHLGGRLGQESGFGRTVKGLRLPANDLPDYVERVFSRFVAERENDEAFSTWALRADDEAIR from the coding sequence ATGACCACCACCACCGGTCCGACCCGTCCGGCCAAATCCCATGGCCAGTGGGCTGTTGATGGCAACTCTCCTCTCAACCCAAATGAGGAGATGAAGCAAGAGGGTGATGGCCTGGCTGTTCGTGAGCGCGTCGAAACCATCTATTCCAAGCAGGGCTTTGATTCCATTCCAAGCGACGACCTTCGCGGCCGCCTTCGCTGGTGGGGTCTGTACACCCAGCGCAAGCCAGGAATCGATGGCGGACGCACTGCACAACTAGAGCCAGAAGATCTGGAAGACTCCAACTTCTTGATGCGCGTTCGCTCAGACGGTGGCCGTCTGACCCTTGAACAACTGCGCACCATCGCAAACATCTCAGTTGAATTCGCGCAGAACACTGCAGATGTCACTGATCGTCAAAACATTCAACTTCACTGGATTCGCATTGAAGATGTGCCAGAAATTTGGCGCCGCTTGGAATCCGTAGGTCTCTCAAGTGCGCAAGCCTGTGGTGACGTCCCGCGCGTGATCTTGGGTTCGCCCGTTGCAGGCGTAGCAGTCGACGAAATCATCGATGGCACTCCAGCAATCGAAGCAATCTTGAATCGCTTCCTGCTCGATCCAGAACTTGCAAACCTGCCTCGCAAGTTCAAGAGTGCAATCAGTGGTTCACCGCGCCTGGATGTTGCGCATGAAATCAACGACATCTCTTTCGTTGGTGTCGTTCACCCAGAACATGGCCCAGGCTTTGACGTCTGGGTTGGTGGCGGACTTTCTACAAACCCTCACCTTGCGGTTCGCCTTGGCGCTTGGGTATCACTCGAAGAAGTTCCAGATGTGTGGCACGCAACTGTCAAGATTTTCCGCGATTACGGTTACCGCCGCCTTCGCACCAAAGCCCGCTTGAAGTTCCTGGTTTCTGACTGGGGCGCAGAGAAGTTTCGTGAAGTCCTCGAGTCTGAATACCTCGGCCGCAAGCTCACTGACGGTCCAGCCCCTGCTGCAACCGGAATGCGCGATCACGTTGGCGTCTTTCCACAAAAAGACGGGCGCAATTATGTTGGTGCTGCGCCAACTGTTGGTCGTCTGTCTGGTGAGCGTTTACTTGCTCTTGCAGATCTTGCAGAAGCTGCAGGTTCAGATCGAGTGCATCTCACCGCAGACCAGAAGATCGTGGTGCTCAATGTTGCATCGGAAAATGTTGATGCGCTTGCAACCGGTCTTTCAGGTATCGGTCTTGAGGTCTACCCGTCAGCCTTCCGTCGCTCAACGATGGCTTGCACTGGCGTGGAGTTCTGCAAGTTGGCAATCACGAACACCAAGGACCGCGCAACGGCACTTGTTGGCGAGCTTGAAGCTCGTTTCCCAGAAAACACTTTGCCCCTTGCCGTACATGTGAATGGTTGCCCGAACTCATGCGCACGCATTCAGGTTGCTGACATTGGCCTTAAGGGCATTCGCGCGCTAGATGCCGATGGCAACGATGTTGAAGGTTTCCAGATTCACCTTGGTGGACGCCTGGGTCAAGAATCAGGCTTTGGTCGCACAGTGAAGGGCTTGCGTCTTCCTGCAAATGACCTTCCTGACTATGTCGAGCGCGTGTTTAGCCGCTTTGTCGCAGAACGCGAAAACGATGAAGCGTTCAGCACATGGGCACTTCGCGCGGATGACGAGGCAATTCGATGA
- the hemL gene encoding glutamate-1-semialdehyde 2,1-aminomutase translates to MNKSERWFERAQAVIPGGVSSPVRAFRSVGGKPPYVAKAKGSRITDVDGNEYVDLVGAWGPAILGHAHPDVVSDVANVAMNSFSFGAPCPPEVELAEAIVSRVNAVEKVRFTNSGTEAVMTALRIARAKSKRDVIVKFAGCYHGHADSMLVAAGSGVATLGLPDSPGVTEGAAKDTITLAYGDVKALEEVFAQRGNEIAAVITEAIPANMGVVPPPPGFNKRISELCKQYGSVFIFDEVMTGFRVSADGWWGIEGTREGWAPDLFTYGKVIGGGMPLAAVAGNAEIMDLLAPAGPVYQAGTLSGNPVATTAGLATLRNCTPDVYMHLDAMADQVFTIIADALTKHGVANQPQRAGNLFSFFFTDKPVHTYDDAKTQDTAAFGRFFHAMLENGAWLPPSAYEAWFVSAAHTDDDLAIIARAADVAARAARQ, encoded by the coding sequence GTGAATAAATCAGAACGTTGGTTCGAGCGTGCCCAAGCCGTTATCCCAGGAGGCGTAAGTTCTCCGGTTCGCGCTTTCCGCTCTGTTGGTGGCAAGCCTCCCTACGTTGCCAAAGCCAAGGGCTCACGTATTACTGACGTTGATGGCAATGAATACGTTGATCTCGTTGGCGCATGGGGTCCAGCAATCCTCGGTCACGCTCACCCAGATGTTGTTTCTGATGTAGCAAACGTTGCAATGAACTCATTTTCATTTGGTGCTCCCTGCCCGCCAGAAGTTGAACTCGCAGAAGCAATTGTGAGTCGAGTGAATGCCGTTGAAAAGGTGCGCTTCACCAATTCAGGAACTGAAGCAGTGATGACTGCTCTTCGTATCGCTCGCGCAAAGAGCAAGCGCGATGTCATTGTGAAGTTTGCGGGTTGCTATCACGGTCACGCGGATTCAATGTTGGTTGCTGCTGGATCTGGTGTTGCAACCCTTGGTCTTCCTGACTCCCCTGGCGTAACCGAAGGCGCGGCGAAAGACACCATCACCCTCGCTTATGGCGACGTGAAAGCCCTTGAAGAAGTTTTTGCTCAGCGAGGTAATGAAATCGCTGCAGTGATCACAGAAGCTATTCCAGCAAACATGGGCGTTGTTCCGCCACCACCTGGTTTCAACAAGCGAATTAGTGAACTGTGCAAGCAATACGGATCTGTCTTCATTTTTGATGAAGTGATGACCGGCTTCCGCGTTTCAGCTGATGGCTGGTGGGGCATTGAAGGAACTCGTGAAGGTTGGGCTCCTGATCTGTTTACCTACGGCAAGGTGATTGGTGGCGGAATGCCGCTTGCTGCTGTAGCTGGTAATGCAGAGATCATGGATCTTCTTGCGCCAGCTGGCCCTGTGTATCAAGCAGGCACACTCAGCGGAAACCCTGTTGCGACCACTGCGGGCCTTGCAACACTGCGCAACTGCACCCCAGATGTCTACATGCACCTAGATGCGATGGCAGATCAAGTGTTCACGATCATTGCTGATGCGCTCACCAAGCACGGGGTTGCCAATCAACCTCAGCGCGCTGGCAATCTCTTCAGTTTCTTCTTCACCGACAAGCCAGTGCACACCTACGACGATGCCAAGACCCAAGACACCGCAGCGTTCGGGCGCTTCTTCCATGCCATGCTGGAAAACGGCGCGTGGTTGCCACCTTCAGCGTATGAAGCGTGGTTTGTATCGGCTGCTCACACCGATGATGATCTTGCAATAATTGCGCGTGCTGCTGATGTTGCTGCGAGAGCAGCCAGACAGTAA
- a CDS encoding META domain-containing protein: MRTTLNMNGRIAATLVAVVGLTLSLGAVAASAASPAPLKGTQWTVVTYPSATGQQTPGTTGASAATLNFRAGGTINGFTGCNTFNGTYRQSGSSLTLELGPMTMKACVGPISVQEAAIMKNFPKVKSFVNTGNLTLKDAKGKTLFVYKTTAVGLPGTSWQATGVNNGKQAVVGDGNVAMITAAFSADGKLTGKGGCNNYTTTYTLTGKTGIKIAPAGATMMMCQPESVMATESQYFAALAKAVTYVREGGKLTLRDAAGAIQVTYVSQ; this comes from the coding sequence ATGAGAACAACGTTGAATATGAATGGCCGGATTGCAGCAACCTTGGTCGCGGTCGTGGGCCTCACCTTGAGCCTTGGGGCAGTGGCGGCATCGGCGGCATCGCCAGCGCCACTTAAAGGCACGCAATGGACTGTGGTGACCTACCCAAGTGCCACTGGCCAGCAAACTCCCGGCACCACCGGGGCAAGTGCGGCCACCTTGAATTTTCGCGCAGGCGGCACGATCAACGGATTCACCGGATGTAACACCTTTAACGGCACGTATCGCCAGTCCGGATCATCGCTGACCTTGGAACTTGGGCCGATGACCATGAAGGCATGTGTTGGACCGATCTCAGTTCAAGAAGCCGCAATCATGAAAAACTTCCCGAAGGTGAAGTCATTTGTGAATACCGGCAATCTCACGTTGAAAGATGCCAAAGGCAAAACTCTCTTTGTGTACAAGACCACAGCAGTTGGTTTGCCAGGCACGTCGTGGCAAGCAACAGGTGTAAATAACGGCAAGCAGGCGGTTGTTGGCGATGGAAACGTTGCAATGATCACTGCAGCGTTCAGCGCAGATGGAAAACTCACAGGTAAGGGGGGTTGCAATAACTACACAACGACCTACACCTTGACTGGCAAAACTGGAATCAAGATTGCGCCAGCTGGCGCGACCATGATGATGTGCCAACCTGAATCGGTGATGGCCACTGAATCCCAGTACTTCGCTGCATTGGCAAAGGCTGTGACCTATGTTCGTGAAGGCGGCAAGCTGACATTGCGCGATGCTGCTGGTGCAATTCAGGTGACTTACGTTTCGCAGTAG
- a CDS encoding LLM class F420-dependent oxidoreductase, translated as MKLAIHNPNFTLPGGSAAMASTIAATARAAEAGGCSVFTVMDHWFQMEQLATAQDPMLEGYTTLGFLAAHTSTITLGLLVTGVTYRHPGLLAKTVTTLDVLSQGRAQLGIGAAWYEREHLGLGVPFPPVAERFERLEETLQICLQMWSENDGPYNGKHYQLTETICVPQPIQQPRPPILIGGGGEKKTLRLVAQYADSCNLFAFDQAEVEHKINVLNQHCEDIGRDPATVHKTITTGAPGQDPDVDAFLTQMEAYAAMGVDQVWVSPPAPDPAAWVERFASRVVSRLSEI; from the coding sequence ATGAAACTCGCGATCCACAACCCAAACTTCACCTTGCCAGGCGGCTCAGCAGCCATGGCATCAACGATCGCAGCAACTGCACGCGCCGCTGAAGCTGGCGGTTGCTCGGTTTTCACAGTAATGGATCACTGGTTCCAGATGGAACAACTTGCAACTGCTCAAGATCCCATGCTCGAGGGTTACACCACCTTGGGATTTCTTGCCGCACACACCAGCACTATCACTCTTGGCTTACTCGTCACTGGTGTGACCTACCGCCACCCAGGCCTACTCGCCAAAACTGTCACCACTCTCGATGTCTTGTCACAAGGTCGAGCGCAACTTGGTATTGGCGCGGCTTGGTATGAACGTGAACACCTAGGGCTCGGTGTTCCATTTCCTCCAGTGGCTGAACGCTTTGAACGACTAGAAGAGACACTCCAGATTTGTTTGCAAATGTGGAGCGAAAACGATGGGCCTTATAACGGCAAGCACTATCAACTCACTGAAACCATTTGCGTTCCACAACCGATTCAGCAACCACGCCCACCAATTCTGATTGGCGGCGGAGGGGAAAAGAAAACCTTGCGTTTAGTCGCTCAGTACGCAGACTCATGCAACCTCTTTGCTTTCGATCAAGCAGAAGTTGAGCACAAGATCAATGTGTTGAATCAACATTGCGAAGATATCGGGCGAGATCCAGCAACTGTGCACAAAACCATTACCACTGGAGCACCAGGTCAAGATCCTGATGTTGATGCCTTCCTTACGCAAATGGAGGCTTACGCAGCAATGGGTGTTGATCAGGTATGGGTATCTCCACCTGCTCCAGACCCGGCAGCATGGGTGGAACGCTTTGCTTCACGCGTTGTTTCGCGCTTAAGTGAGATTTAG
- a CDS encoding DUF1996 domain-containing protein: MHVWKIAASAMVVTGVVATGVIASLPASAAPGDSRTFGVRCAFSHTNTTDAIVMPGMRNMSHQHEFFGNITTNELTSGATLLAGSTTCDDSNDRSAYWVPALFNNGTRVAPVAMSVRYDSTNAGSTTAFPVGFKAVSGRTNQTAAWGCGAPGVEPTFSADVANVPTCAGEQHLIAQVTFPNCWDGTSVDSANHMAPLVFATQNSNGSLTCPSDHAVAVPKVVLQVHYPRSVVGGAAVTLASGAASTLHGDMFEAWSGSSLTNRLRVPRVDAPADQRPTPRPADQRPMPGAGGQRPMPMAGDLRPAPAPAGQSPAPRPALRIA; the protein is encoded by the coding sequence ATGCACGTTTGGAAAATTGCGGCAAGCGCGATGGTTGTGACAGGAGTAGTAGCCACTGGGGTAATCGCTTCACTTCCTGCTAGTGCGGCGCCGGGTGATTCACGAACCTTTGGCGTGCGCTGCGCATTTAGTCACACGAACACCACTGATGCGATTGTTATGCCAGGTATGAGAAACATGAGTCATCAACATGAATTCTTCGGTAACATCACGACTAACGAACTCACTTCTGGTGCAACGCTGCTCGCAGGTTCAACGACCTGCGACGATTCCAATGACCGTTCGGCATATTGGGTTCCTGCGCTCTTCAATAACGGAACTCGTGTAGCCCCTGTCGCAATGAGCGTGAGGTACGACTCAACAAATGCAGGATCGACCACCGCATTTCCTGTTGGCTTCAAGGCTGTGTCAGGTCGCACCAACCAAACTGCTGCATGGGGTTGTGGTGCACCTGGCGTAGAGCCGACCTTCAGTGCTGACGTGGCAAATGTTCCAACCTGCGCAGGTGAGCAGCATTTAATTGCTCAAGTAACGTTCCCAAATTGTTGGGATGGCACCAGTGTGGATAGCGCGAATCACATGGCTCCTCTGGTGTTTGCAACCCAAAATTCAAATGGCTCGTTGACGTGCCCAAGTGACCATGCAGTGGCTGTTCCCAAGGTGGTGCTGCAGGTTCACTATCCCCGTTCAGTGGTGGGTGGGGCAGCGGTCACATTGGCAAGTGGTGCTGCATCAACCTTGCACGGCGACATGTTTGAAGCCTGGAGTGGCTCAAGCCTCACCAATCGGCTTCGCGTTCCTCGAGTAGATGCGCCTGCTGATCAGCGGCCAACTCCTCGGCCCGCAGATCAGCGTCCGATGCCAGGTGCAGGTGGGCAACGTCCAATGCCTATGGCAGGTGACCTTCGCCCGGCACCGGCTCCTGCAGGACAGAGCCCAGCCCCTCGTCCGGCTTTGCGCATCGCCTAG
- the hemB gene encoding porphobilinogen synthase, protein MNIHERPRRLRRTEGMRRLVRQVHLDPANLILPVFVREGASEPIAIGSMPGVVQHTQSSLKAAVNEAANAGVGSVMIFGVPANKDANGEAACAHDSILADAIRWTKAEVGDSLPVIADLCLDEFTTHGHCGVLDAHGNVDNDATLAQYQRMAITLADAGADILGLSGMMDGQVGAVRSALDAEGNIDTVLLAYAAKYASAFYGPFRDAVESSLEGDRKSYQQDPGNVMEAIREVRLDVAEGADIVMVKPGLPYLDVIARVSGEVDVPVAAYVVSGESSMIEAAAAAGMLDRERAILETLTSVKRAGADIIATYWATEVAHLLNR, encoded by the coding sequence ATGAACATCCACGAGCGCCCGCGCCGCCTGCGTCGCACTGAAGGCATGCGTCGCTTGGTGCGTCAGGTTCATCTTGATCCAGCAAATCTGATCCTGCCTGTATTCGTGCGTGAAGGCGCGAGCGAACCGATTGCCATTGGATCCATGCCAGGCGTGGTTCAGCACACTCAGAGCTCCCTCAAAGCCGCAGTCAATGAAGCAGCGAATGCTGGCGTTGGCTCAGTCATGATTTTCGGGGTTCCTGCCAATAAAGATGCCAATGGCGAGGCAGCTTGTGCGCACGACAGCATCTTGGCTGACGCAATTCGTTGGACTAAAGCTGAAGTTGGCGATTCACTTCCAGTGATTGCGGACCTTTGCCTTGATGAATTCACCACCCATGGCCACTGTGGTGTGCTCGACGCCCACGGCAACGTTGACAACGACGCAACTTTGGCGCAATACCAACGCATGGCCATCACCCTTGCTGATGCAGGCGCGGACATTCTTGGTTTGAGCGGCATGATGGACGGGCAAGTTGGCGCAGTGCGCTCAGCCCTTGATGCTGAAGGCAATATCGACACGGTTCTTCTTGCTTACGCTGCTAAATACGCGTCAGCGTTTTACGGACCATTCCGCGACGCCGTTGAATCTTCCCTCGAAGGGGATCGCAAGTCGTATCAACAAGATCCAGGCAATGTTATGGAAGCAATTCGCGAAGTACGTCTTGATGTCGCTGAAGGCGCAGACATCGTGATGGTCAAGCCAGGTCTTCCCTACCTAGATGTCATCGCCCGAGTAAGTGGCGAAGTTGATGTTCCCGTTGCGGCCTACGTGGTTTCTGGCGAATCATCAATGATTGAAGCCGCAGCAGCCGCGGGCATGCTTGATCGCGAACGCGCAATTCTTGAAACTCTCACATCAGTGAAGCGCGCAGGCGCTGACATCATCGCCACCTACTGGGCAACGGAAGTTGCTCACTTGCTGAATCGGTAA
- a CDS encoding chlorite dismutase family protein gives MTTSDVRIASKPKLTAREANETIRYTCWTAFKRIYRPEESALAEFNTLLESWASRDITVRGLYDISGLRADSDVMTWLHAPTADAIQQALRELRQSQLGQSLEMTWSGMGMHRPAEFNKSHVPSFMLGKEPKDWISVYPFVRSYEWYLLPEDERREMLFEHGMMGRDFGGILSNTVAAFALGDYEWLLALESDDLDEIVDMMRTLRSAKARLHVREEIPFFTGRRVDAATWVASLQ, from the coding sequence ATGACTACTTCTGATGTCCGCATTGCATCTAAACCAAAGCTCACAGCACGCGAGGCAAATGAAACCATTCGCTACACCTGCTGGACCGCGTTCAAGCGCATCTACCGCCCAGAAGAGTCTGCTCTTGCAGAGTTCAACACCTTGCTTGAAAGCTGGGCATCCCGTGACATCACCGTGCGCGGTCTTTATGACATTTCAGGGCTACGCGCCGATTCAGATGTGATGACTTGGCTGCATGCGCCAACAGCAGATGCCATTCAGCAAGCACTTCGCGAACTTCGTCAGTCTCAACTTGGTCAATCGTTGGAAATGACATGGTCAGGCATGGGTATGCATCGCCCAGCTGAATTCAATAAGTCACACGTACCTTCATTCATGCTCGGCAAGGAACCAAAGGATTGGATCTCGGTCTATCCATTCGTGCGCTCATACGAGTGGTACTTGCTCCCTGAAGATGAGCGCCGCGAAATGCTGTTCGAGCACGGAATGATGGGCCGTGATTTTGGTGGGATTCTTTCCAACACTGTTGCCGCGTTTGCGCTTGGTGACTACGAATGGCTTCTTGCTCTTGAATCAGATGACCTTGACGAAATCGTAGACATGATGCGCACCTTGCGTTCAGCAAAGGCTCGCCTGCATGTTCGCGAAGAGATTCCTTTCTTCACCGGTCGCCGTGTTGATGCGGCTACTTGGGTTGCCAGCCTGCAATGA
- a CDS encoding ferrochelatase: MTYDAILLASFGGPEGPDDVIPFLENVTAGRNIPRERLEVVGQHYFRFGGVSPINQQNLDLIDELRHELKDRGVNLPIYFGNRNWKPYFVDAINDMQADERTNVLAIGTSAYSSYSGCRQYRENIAKALTETSSDINISMAHPYGNRLGFRTKPASVLIDALKFLISENHLEPAIQILFTTHSIPTDSALKSGPEPFVEPGEYVRQHEEVMNDMMKMVNISTLMKPPHRLVFQSRSGRPTDPWLEPDINDVIRELGAAGETTAVVVVPIGFISDHMEVIWDLDNEAMATAEEANLMFVRIPTPGIDKDFVAALADVVEDALYDGTTRSTPAGLCSGTCCPNPRADLATIPGV; encoded by the coding sequence ATGACCTACGACGCGATTCTGCTTGCATCATTTGGTGGGCCAGAAGGCCCTGACGACGTCATTCCTTTCTTAGAAAATGTCACTGCAGGTCGCAACATTCCGCGAGAACGCCTAGAGGTTGTTGGACAGCATTACTTTCGCTTTGGGGGCGTGAGCCCTATCAATCAACAAAACCTTGATTTGATCGATGAACTTCGACATGAATTAAAGGATCGCGGCGTCAACCTTCCGATCTATTTTGGTAATCGCAACTGGAAGCCGTACTTCGTAGACGCAATCAACGACATGCAAGCCGATGAACGCACCAACGTATTGGCCATCGGCACAAGTGCGTATTCCTCATACAGCGGGTGTCGCCAATATCGCGAGAACATCGCAAAGGCCCTCACTGAAACTTCTAGTGATATCAACATTTCAATGGCGCACCCATACGGCAATCGCCTTGGATTTCGCACGAAGCCAGCAAGCGTGCTTATTGATGCATTGAAGTTTCTTATTTCAGAAAATCACCTTGAGCCGGCAATTCAGATTCTTTTCACTACGCATTCCATTCCTACTGACTCTGCATTGAAGTCAGGCCCGGAACCATTCGTTGAACCTGGCGAATACGTCCGTCAACATGAAGAAGTCATGAACGACATGATGAAAATGGTGAACATCAGCACGTTGATGAAGCCACCTCATCGATTGGTCTTCCAATCACGCAGTGGCCGCCCTACAGATCCTTGGCTCGAACCAGACATCAATGACGTGATCCGCGAGCTCGGTGCCGCAGGGGAAACCACAGCAGTGGTGGTCGTGCCCATCGGATTCATCAGCGATCACATGGAAGTCATCTGGGATCTTGATAACGAGGCAATGGCCACCGCCGAAGAAGCCAACCTGATGTTCGTGCGCATCCCCACCCCAGGGATTGATAAGGATTTCGTAGCGGCATTGGCGGATGTGGTGGAAGACGCCCTCTATGACGGCACTACCCGAAGCACCCCTGCTGGCCTGTGCTCTGGCACCTGCTGCCCCAACCCCCGAGCAGATTTGGCCACGATCCCCGGGGTCTAG